Proteins from one Candidatus Nitrospira nitrificans genomic window:
- a CDS encoding AarF/UbiB family protein, with product MVGTDRSKTADQAVLWAAQFAERYGAELFVVQVILPQHPSTTEFGAAEHTRAAVANDELGNFVRQIAGERGHSVAVIDRDPASAILHAAEQEAIDVLVVGNSGMAGRKEFLLGNVPNRISHNSRCTVIIVNTRSAAAGPGAEFLHASKPSVESSVSPPHLGARAAHIATVMAKHGLKELFGRPEISNASIRRQQAQRLRAALEELGPTFSKLGQVLSTRPDLLPPEYIEELAMLQNHVPPMPESEVVQVAEQELRVPWEDVFESIDSKPLAAGTIAQVHRATLETGDRVVIKVQRPTARAEIEQDLGLLEIFAQKVGQRPALNQVINMEAVFQHLSTSLHRELDFHQEIGNIDRMRTVLADYDHLAVPSVHHKLSTSRLLVMEEIQGVPIAQAPESPERIEAARQLLESYYKQIMVDGFFHADPHPGNLMWWNDRIYILDFGMVGAVDANVREHLLLLLMALWKEDVDFLSDVTLMMTGSLDRSDLDIPLFKREIGEIMAKYRKAALVEMQIGPLLQEMSAIGFRHGVPLPASLTLAAKALAQVQLATANLDPKLDPYEVAGKFLMRVTVKRMGAALDPKTLLYQSQKLKVRAERVVEAIEHLIGARPGQKLVVNFRANSLEEIVRRTGRRLTLGLTAAASILASGFTATSATAAEWIPVTFGVVAGLLIVGLFLDLIWER from the coding sequence ATGGTGGGCACTGATCGTTCGAAAACGGCTGATCAGGCCGTCTTATGGGCCGCTCAGTTCGCTGAACGCTACGGTGCAGAACTGTTCGTCGTGCAGGTCATCCTGCCCCAGCATCCTTCCACCACCGAATTCGGCGCAGCAGAACACACCAGAGCTGCCGTTGCCAACGACGAACTGGGAAATTTCGTGAGACAGATCGCCGGAGAGCGCGGACATTCCGTCGCCGTCATCGATCGTGATCCGGCCTCGGCCATCCTCCACGCCGCTGAGCAGGAAGCAATCGATGTCTTAGTCGTGGGTAATTCCGGAATGGCCGGACGAAAGGAATTTCTGCTCGGCAATGTGCCGAATCGTATCAGTCATAATTCGCGGTGCACGGTCATCATCGTGAATACCCGGTCAGCAGCAGCGGGACCCGGCGCGGAATTTCTACATGCTTCCAAACCATCGGTTGAATCCTCAGTCTCTCCCCCACATTTGGGAGCCCGAGCCGCGCACATCGCCACCGTGATGGCGAAACATGGCCTGAAAGAACTGTTTGGCCGACCGGAGATATCGAATGCTTCCATTCGCCGCCAGCAAGCTCAGCGCCTACGGGCCGCGCTGGAGGAACTCGGGCCGACTTTCTCGAAGCTTGGACAAGTATTGTCGACGCGGCCGGACCTGCTCCCCCCGGAATACATCGAAGAACTGGCCATGTTGCAAAATCATGTCCCTCCTATGCCCGAGAGCGAGGTTGTTCAAGTCGCCGAACAAGAATTACGGGTGCCGTGGGAAGACGTGTTCGAATCCATCGACTCCAAACCGCTCGCGGCTGGGACCATCGCCCAAGTCCACCGCGCCACACTCGAGACCGGTGATCGGGTGGTCATCAAAGTTCAACGACCCACTGCCAGAGCCGAAATTGAACAGGATCTTGGCCTGCTCGAAATATTCGCGCAGAAGGTCGGGCAACGACCTGCTCTCAATCAAGTGATAAATATGGAGGCCGTGTTTCAGCACCTTTCCACGTCGCTTCACCGGGAACTGGACTTTCATCAAGAAATCGGCAACATCGATCGGATGCGGACGGTTCTCGCGGACTATGATCATCTCGCTGTACCCTCCGTGCACCACAAGCTGTCGACATCTCGCCTGTTGGTGATGGAAGAGATTCAAGGTGTTCCGATTGCACAGGCTCCCGAAAGTCCGGAGCGTATCGAAGCCGCCCGCCAGCTCTTGGAAAGTTACTACAAACAAATCATGGTCGACGGTTTCTTCCATGCCGATCCCCACCCAGGTAACCTCATGTGGTGGAACGATCGCATCTACATTCTCGATTTCGGGATGGTAGGCGCCGTAGATGCCAATGTACGGGAGCATCTCTTGTTATTGTTGATGGCGCTGTGGAAGGAGGACGTTGATTTCCTCAGTGATGTCACCCTGATGATGACAGGTTCTCTCGATCGCAGCGATCTGGACATCCCCCTGTTCAAACGTGAAATCGGTGAAATCATGGCAAAATACCGCAAGGCGGCTCTGGTTGAGATGCAGATCGGGCCGCTGCTTCAAGAAATGAGCGCGATCGGCTTTCGCCATGGAGTGCCGCTGCCGGCCTCGCTCACGCTTGCCGCCAAGGCCCTCGCCCAAGTACAGTTGGCAACGGCGAATCTAGATCCAAAACTCGATCCGTATGAGGTGGCGGGCAAGTTCTTGATGCGCGTGACGGTCAAGCGGATGGGTGCTGCTCTCGATCCTAAAACCCTATTGTATCAGTCGCAGAAGTTGAAAGTACGAGCTGAACGGGTGGTCGAAGCCATCGAGCACCTTATCGGTGCCCGTCCTGGTCAAAAGCTTGTCGTCAATTTTCGGGCTAATTCGCTCGAGGAGATAGTCCGCCGTACAGGCCGGCGGCTTACCTTGGGCCTAACTGCTGCGGCAAGCATTCTCGCCAGCGGGTTTACTGCTACCTCGGCAACAGCTGCTGAGTGGATTCCAGTGACGTTCGGGGTCGTCGCCGGGCTGCTGATTGTAGGGCTGTTCCTCGATTTGATATGGGAACGCTAA
- a CDS encoding AAA family ATPase, translating to MDDRVSAWLESLGLDCYREAFQQNAITWDVLSELKDDDLTSLGILLGHRKRLLRAIAQLSQSGEGDHAAALAIPTAHTIASPSSNRDQAERRQLTVMFCDLVGSTALARRLDPEDLQEIIKRFLDDCGQAIGRFNGYIAKYMGDGLLVYFGYPHAHEHDTERAVHAGLAILELVKACPPDHPSSQEPEIAVRVGIATGHVIVGEIIGQAAAKERSVFGETPNLAARLQGLAAPNQLVIDSVTKRLVGSEFECADHGTFSLKGFDTPVQVWRVLSSKPSTSRFESYRSGRLANFIGREQETALLLGRWRETVGGEGQVVLLCGEAGIGKSRLIRHLRDQLAQDHYEAIQSQCSPHHINTALYPVITYLRQAAGLASEDSIPTQLHKLDTLVVDRGLGDRVTVALLAELLSIRGDERHRLSNVSSDKRKDMTLEALVQYLQRLADRSPVLLIVEDAHWLDPTTLDLLTRVIDRIRQMRVLLLITFRPDFRPVWAEYSHVTFLTLSRFPRRQTAELIAAMTRGKMLPQEVQQAILAKTDGIPLYIEELTENLLETGLLAEGTDAFTLKAPLKEMVIPDSLQALLMERVDRLGPVKEIVQIGAAIGREFTYELLRGTVDVTDSQLNSALDLFVSSGLIRQEGEGSLSRYRFKHMLVQEAAYNTLPKKSRRLLHARIAKTLEEQFAERVQLEPELLAYHFEQAGLTRPAVTYWRLAAQRDADRSANVEALNHFNSALTLLNDLPEGTERDALELELLIARGAPMVTVKGYASQEIERNYLRARELSQESSGSEHRFLAVWGLWVFHLVRGPLATACDLAEHLLSLAKLEQNPDMLIRAHESVGSTYLFLGRFDEAKAHLLAAKSLYDPARHRSQPLPYTQDPGITARIMLARILWILGELDQVETLLIEAIAMARELEHPFTIAFTLATASWVYSTLHDTHRTLSLTEEAIELSTKYSFEVPLAWAMSCQGWALAEQGKEKGIERLVEGLSAARRAKASLNNTHTLALLAENHLRNQQIADGLLAIQQAQELAATQGELCWQAELLRLKGELLLAQSDQSIFAAEQCFSEALTIAQDQHARMLELRAATSMARLLRKLNKPDIAKRLLSSVRSRVGTQGANPDLLEAQTILDQLSVAP from the coding sequence ATGGATGATCGCGTATCCGCATGGCTGGAGAGTCTGGGACTTGATTGCTACCGAGAAGCGTTTCAGCAGAATGCTATTACGTGGGATGTTTTGTCCGAATTGAAGGACGATGATTTGACCTCGTTGGGCATTTTATTGGGCCACAGGAAAAGGCTCTTGCGCGCCATCGCACAATTGTCGCAAAGCGGTGAAGGGGATCATGCGGCCGCTCTGGCCATTCCCACCGCTCATACGATAGCGTCGCCCTCTTCCAATCGGGATCAAGCTGAGCGACGGCAATTGACCGTGATGTTTTGTGATCTTGTCGGATCGACAGCGCTGGCTCGTCGGTTGGATCCTGAAGATCTTCAAGAGATTATCAAGCGATTTTTGGACGACTGTGGTCAAGCCATCGGTCGATTCAACGGCTATATCGCAAAATATATGGGTGACGGACTCTTGGTGTATTTTGGGTACCCTCATGCCCATGAACACGATACAGAACGAGCGGTCCATGCCGGACTAGCCATACTGGAATTAGTCAAAGCCTGTCCCCCCGATCATCCGTCATCTCAAGAACCGGAAATTGCGGTACGAGTCGGAATTGCGACAGGTCACGTCATCGTCGGGGAAATTATCGGACAAGCGGCTGCCAAAGAACGGTCGGTGTTCGGCGAAACTCCGAATCTGGCCGCCCGCCTTCAGGGACTGGCCGCGCCAAATCAATTAGTCATTGATTCCGTGACGAAACGTCTGGTCGGGAGTGAGTTCGAGTGCGCGGATCATGGCACTTTTTCTCTTAAAGGATTCGACACACCCGTTCAGGTCTGGAGAGTGCTCTCGAGTAAACCATCGACGAGCCGGTTCGAGTCGTATCGATCCGGACGATTAGCCAACTTCATCGGCAGAGAGCAGGAAACGGCACTTCTTTTGGGTCGCTGGCGGGAAACTGTCGGCGGTGAAGGGCAAGTGGTTCTTCTTTGCGGTGAGGCAGGCATCGGCAAATCGCGACTGATTCGACATCTGCGTGATCAACTTGCCCAGGACCATTACGAGGCGATCCAATCTCAGTGCTCACCGCATCATATCAATACAGCGCTCTATCCCGTGATTACGTATCTGCGGCAGGCAGCGGGACTGGCCAGTGAGGACAGCATCCCCACGCAACTGCATAAGCTTGACACTCTGGTGGTCGACAGAGGGCTCGGCGACCGCGTCACGGTTGCCTTGCTCGCGGAGCTGCTCTCGATCCGAGGAGACGAACGGCACCGGCTGTCGAACGTGTCGTCCGACAAACGCAAGGACATGACCCTGGAAGCGCTCGTGCAGTATCTGCAAAGGCTGGCGGATCGCTCCCCTGTGTTGCTCATCGTGGAGGATGCGCATTGGCTTGATCCAACCACGCTGGACCTCTTGACGAGAGTCATCGATCGGATCAGGCAGATGCGCGTGTTGTTGCTGATCACCTTTCGGCCGGACTTCAGGCCGGTTTGGGCGGAATACAGTCACGTCACGTTTCTGACGTTGAGTCGGTTTCCGCGCCGACAGACCGCTGAGCTGATTGCCGCGATGACCAGAGGAAAGATGCTGCCGCAGGAGGTTCAGCAGGCGATTCTGGCAAAGACCGACGGGATACCGCTGTATATCGAAGAGTTGACTGAGAACCTGCTGGAGACCGGATTACTGGCCGAGGGAACCGACGCATTTACCCTGAAGGCGCCGTTAAAGGAAATGGTCATTCCTGACAGTCTACAGGCGTTGCTTATGGAACGGGTGGATCGATTAGGGCCGGTTAAGGAGATTGTTCAGATCGGAGCAGCCATCGGACGCGAATTCACCTATGAGCTGCTACGGGGAACCGTCGACGTAACGGACAGCCAGCTCAACAGCGCACTTGATCTGTTTGTCTCTTCAGGGCTTATTCGGCAAGAAGGTGAGGGATCGCTGTCGCGGTATCGTTTCAAGCATATGCTTGTGCAGGAAGCGGCTTACAACACGCTCCCCAAGAAATCTCGCCGACTCCTCCATGCCCGCATTGCCAAAACACTGGAAGAACAGTTCGCCGAGCGCGTGCAGTTGGAACCGGAACTCCTGGCCTACCATTTTGAGCAGGCAGGCTTGACCCGTCCGGCCGTCACGTATTGGCGTCTCGCCGCCCAACGAGACGCAGATCGGTCGGCCAATGTCGAAGCGCTGAACCATTTCAATAGCGCATTGACGTTGCTGAACGATTTGCCGGAAGGTACGGAGCGTGATGCATTGGAATTGGAGCTTCTCATCGCGCGCGGAGCCCCCATGGTGACGGTGAAAGGATATGCCTCTCAGGAGATCGAGCGTAATTATCTAAGGGCAAGAGAACTCTCCCAGGAAAGTAGCGGTTCCGAACATCGCTTTCTCGCTGTTTGGGGGCTGTGGGTCTTCCATCTGGTCAGGGGACCTCTCGCAACAGCCTGTGACTTGGCCGAACATCTCTTATCTCTCGCGAAGCTCGAGCAAAATCCCGATATGCTGATTCGGGCTCATGAGAGTGTCGGGTCGACCTATCTCTTCCTCGGCCGCTTTGATGAAGCCAAAGCCCATTTGCTTGCCGCAAAATCCCTGTATGATCCTGCGAGACACCGCTCACAGCCTCTACCCTACACCCAAGATCCCGGTATCACCGCGCGAATCATGTTGGCGAGAATCTTGTGGATCTTGGGAGAGCTTGATCAGGTCGAAACGCTGCTGATAGAGGCCATCGCCATGGCAAGGGAGTTGGAACATCCGTTCACCATAGCCTTTACATTAGCGACCGCTTCATGGGTCTATTCGACTCTCCACGACACCCATAGAACGCTCAGCTTGACCGAAGAAGCAATCGAGCTGTCCACCAAGTATTCATTTGAAGTGCCTTTGGCATGGGCGATGTCTTGTCAAGGCTGGGCTCTGGCCGAACAGGGAAAGGAAAAAGGAATTGAACGGTTAGTGGAAGGACTCTCCGCTGCGCGGAGAGCCAAAGCGAGTCTCAACAACACCCATACCTTGGCGCTCCTTGCCGAGAACCATTTACGGAACCAACAGATAGCGGACGGTTTACTCGCCATCCAGCAGGCACAGGAGCTGGCCGCCACTCAGGGAGAGCTATGCTGGCAGGCCGAACTGCTTCGGCTGAAAGGCGAACTCTTACTGGCGCAATCCGATCAATCAATCTTTGCGGCAGAGCAGTGTTTTTCCGAAGCCTTGACGATCGCTCAGGACCAGCATGCAAGAATGTTAGAACTCCGAGCCGCAACGAGTATGGCGAGGCTGTTGAGAAAACTGAACAAGCCGGATATTGCCAAACGCCTCTTGAGTTCTGTCCGCTCCAGGGTTGGCACACAAGGTGCCAACCCTGACTTGCTGGAAGCCCAAACAATCCTTGATCAACTGAGCGTAGCTCCTTAA
- a CDS encoding MBL fold metallo-hydrolase translates to MRLTILGSGTNVHPTRAAAGYLVRTDQHLVLDFGPRTLMNLIKTGVNRHRITHILFSHFHADHFSDFITFFFDAVIYAKYGGGHRPGMTLIGPKGTILLLRSIMQSFPSFSSAPFRVTFREVSGKPFMIGETRIVPKPVVHVPDLSSVAYRIEYRGKAIVYSGDTQYCDALVRLCADADLAVLDCSFPANRPGPAHLHAGQCGQVAKEAGVGQLVLSHFYPIADRYDVKAQAAELHGGKIWKGKDLLTLRV, encoded by the coding sequence ATGCGTCTGACCATACTCGGTTCCGGAACCAACGTGCATCCCACGCGAGCGGCGGCCGGGTATCTTGTGCGCACAGACCAGCATCTTGTCTTGGATTTCGGTCCCCGCACCTTGATGAACCTGATCAAAACCGGGGTGAACCGGCATCGGATCACGCACATCCTATTTTCCCATTTTCACGCGGACCACTTTTCCGATTTCATCACCTTCTTTTTCGATGCGGTCATTTATGCCAAATACGGAGGAGGACATCGCCCAGGGATGACGCTGATCGGACCGAAGGGGACGATCCTCCTCCTCCGGTCGATCATGCAGAGTTTTCCTAGTTTTTCATCGGCGCCGTTCCGCGTGACCTTCCGCGAGGTATCCGGCAAGCCCTTCATGATCGGAGAGACCCGTATCGTTCCCAAGCCGGTCGTCCACGTGCCAGATCTCTCGTCCGTCGCCTATCGGATCGAGTATCGGGGGAAGGCGATCGTGTATTCTGGAGATACGCAATATTGTGATGCGCTCGTCCGACTGTGCGCGGATGCCGACCTGGCCGTGCTCGATTGTTCGTTCCCCGCCAACCGTCCAGGGCCAGCCCATCTGCATGCCGGACAGTGCGGTCAGGTGGCAAAGGAGGCCGGGGTGGGCCAACTCGTCCTCTCGCATTTTTATCCCATTGCCGATCGATACGATGTCAAAGCACAGGCAGCGGAGTTGCATGGAGGCAAGATTTGGAAAGGAAAAGACTTGCTAACCCTTCGAGTCTAG
- a CDS encoding SirB1 family protein — translation MMPDNQIRALIRLLSDEDDRIVRTISGRLIDIGPSAVPLLQEAEIEQPEMADRIASVLEEIRGSKLADELTSLTTLADDAMPLEAGAFLIARYAYPALDVGRYREQLDTMADEVRARIGYRASGEEAVNALNRYLFTEQGFKGNTKNYYEVENSYINCVMDRRVGIPISLSAIYLLIGQRLALPLFGVGMPGHFLVKYESDRYKIFIDCFNGGALLTEKNCARFLTEAGYGFDDQYLQKSPVRAILSRMIKNLLAIYSKSGDGGKTSRLTKFIEILGGAPREEGL, via the coding sequence ATGATGCCGGACAATCAAATTCGTGCCCTGATTCGCCTGCTGTCCGATGAGGACGACCGAATTGTCCGCACCATCAGCGGGAGACTCATCGATATCGGCCCGTCGGCCGTTCCGCTTCTCCAGGAAGCGGAAATCGAGCAACCGGAAATGGCCGACCGGATCGCGTCCGTCCTCGAGGAAATCCGAGGAAGCAAGCTGGCCGATGAACTGACGAGCCTGACGACCCTCGCGGACGACGCCATGCCCCTCGAAGCCGGCGCCTTTCTCATCGCGCGCTATGCCTATCCCGCGCTCGATGTCGGTCGCTATCGTGAACAACTCGATACGATGGCAGACGAAGTTCGAGCACGGATCGGCTATCGAGCGTCCGGTGAAGAAGCCGTCAACGCGCTCAACCGATACCTGTTTACCGAGCAAGGGTTTAAGGGAAATACTAAAAACTATTACGAGGTTGAGAACAGCTACATCAATTGCGTGATGGATCGGCGGGTCGGCATCCCCATCAGTCTATCGGCCATCTATCTCTTGATCGGACAACGTTTGGCGCTCCCCCTGTTCGGCGTCGGCATGCCGGGGCATTTCTTAGTGAAGTACGAGTCCGATCGGTACAAGATTTTCATCGACTGTTTCAACGGTGGGGCCTTGCTGACCGAAAAAAACTGCGCCCGTTTTCTGACCGAGGCCGGCTATGGGTTCGACGATCAGTACCTGCAAAAAAGCCCGGTTCGGGCGATTCTGTCTCGCATGATCAAAAACCTCTTGGCCATCTACTCCAAGTCGGGGGACGGTGGAAAAACCTCCCGCTTGACCAAATTCATCGAGATCCTCGGCGGGGCTCCCCGCGAAGAAGGACTTTAG
- a CDS encoding ABC transporter permease, whose protein sequence is MKDYWQEISALTMRWVRRLSREKFSMLFTLVQPMLFWLIFFGNLFQRAADTEVMQAPNYISFLAAGVVVMTVLNNGLAGGVDLLFDKENGFLERLMSTPIHRTSVILSRFIFVMAITSMQVLVILGVAYLFGVQPATGLLGVATILLIGMMFGVGLTAISMAMAFSVKSHGDFFSVLGFLSLPMIFLSSALVPLTAMPGWMSFLAQFNPMTWAIDAVRPLILSGWTEALPHVGMVVLVMLVFDALCLYGGAKAFRRAMG, encoded by the coding sequence ATGAAAGACTATTGGCAAGAGATCAGCGCGTTGACGATGCGGTGGGTTCGACGGTTGAGCCGGGAAAAATTCAGCATGCTGTTCACCTTGGTGCAGCCGATGCTGTTCTGGCTCATCTTCTTCGGCAACCTGTTTCAGCGAGCCGCGGACACCGAGGTCATGCAGGCTCCCAATTACATCAGTTTCCTCGCGGCCGGCGTCGTCGTGATGACGGTCCTGAACAACGGCTTGGCCGGCGGGGTCGATCTGCTGTTCGACAAGGAAAACGGGTTCCTCGAGCGGTTGATGTCCACGCCGATCCATCGAACTTCCGTCATCCTGAGCCGCTTTATCTTCGTGATGGCGATCACGTCGATGCAGGTCCTCGTGATTCTCGGCGTGGCGTATCTCTTCGGTGTGCAACCGGCGACAGGCCTTCTCGGCGTGGCGACGATCTTGCTGATCGGCATGATGTTCGGTGTCGGCCTGACGGCCATCTCCATGGCAATGGCCTTCTCCGTGAAAAGTCACGGTGATTTCTTTTCCGTATTGGGATTTCTTTCGCTGCCGATGATCTTCCTCAGCTCCGCGTTGGTGCCGTTGACGGCGATGCCGGGCTGGATGAGCTTTCTGGCGCAATTCAACCCGATGACCTGGGCGATCGATGCCGTGCGACCGTTGATTCTGTCCGGCTGGACGGAAGCGTTGCCGCACGTGGGCATGGTGGTTTTGGTCATGCTTGTGTTCGATGCCTTGTGTCTGTACGGCGGGGCCAAGGCATTCCGCCGTGCGATGGGGTAA
- a CDS encoding ATP-binding cassette domain-containing protein, with amino-acid sequence MDRTIAINVSRLTKTYDSHKAVDDLSFQVYAGEIFGLLGPNGAGKSTTLRTLITLLHPTSGTATVMGYDTVRDADKVRTVIGYVPQERAIDRFLTGREHLQLLGALYHLTKEEAAKRIAELLKLVDLEAHADRAAKTYSGGMKRKLDIACGLLPDPKILFLDEPTLGLDVQSRLRIWEYIRMLKARGMTVVMTTNYLDEADQLCDRLAIIDGGKIKTLGSPVELKIALGGDIVSLTLKETDRIRSLESDLTGRPAIKTVRATAKGLDIRVESPEKALPTILESANRLGCGIEFIQYNRPRLDDVFIAHTGRRIQDEIQKEE; translated from the coding sequence ATGGATCGAACCATCGCAATCAACGTCAGTCGTCTCACCAAAACATATGACAGCCATAAGGCTGTCGATGACCTCTCGTTCCAAGTCTACGCAGGAGAGATTTTCGGCCTGCTGGGACCGAATGGCGCGGGCAAGAGCACCACGCTTCGTACGCTCATCACATTGCTGCACCCGACATCGGGCACGGCGACGGTCATGGGGTACGATACGGTGCGCGATGCGGACAAGGTTCGCACCGTCATCGGATACGTGCCTCAAGAACGGGCGATCGACCGGTTCCTCACGGGACGCGAACATTTGCAATTGCTGGGCGCGCTCTATCATCTGACGAAAGAAGAAGCGGCCAAACGCATTGCCGAGCTGCTCAAACTGGTCGACCTGGAGGCCCATGCGGATCGGGCGGCCAAGACCTATTCCGGCGGCATGAAACGCAAGCTCGATATTGCCTGCGGGCTGTTACCCGACCCCAAAATCTTGTTTCTCGACGAGCCCACGCTCGGCCTCGACGTGCAAAGCCGTCTCCGGATTTGGGAATACATTCGGATGCTCAAAGCCCGGGGGATGACGGTCGTGATGACGACCAACTATCTGGATGAGGCCGATCAACTCTGCGATCGACTTGCGATCATCGACGGAGGCAAGATCAAAACGCTGGGCTCGCCGGTCGAGCTCAAAATCGCCCTCGGTGGGGATATCGTGTCGCTCACGCTGAAAGAGACGGATCGGATCCGGTCGTTGGAGTCGGACCTCACCGGCCGTCCGGCGATTAAGACCGTGAGGGCGACCGCCAAGGGCTTGGATATCAGAGTGGAATCTCCGGAAAAAGCCTTGCCCACCATTCTCGAATCGGCCAATCGATTAGGTTGCGGCATCGAGTTTATTCAATATAACCGTCCGCGCTTAGACGATGTGTTTATCGCACATACCGGGCGCCGCATTCAGGACGAAATTCAGAAGGAGGAGTAA
- a CDS encoding LON peptidase substrate-binding domain-containing protein — MQTDRERGPVDRNSSKYVEPFPIPERLPVFPLPNVVFFPRTYLPLHIFEPRYRQMIADVTMGGQCIAMALLKEGWEPDYYGNPAIYPALCIGRIVSVQPLPDGRSNILLQGLERCEISEEHFDKPYREATIRITPMCSNEGLAKGVRRALVDVLGRYLQAREDNAAWQGFFREEVSDEVLVNTLSTYLDCTPLEKQFLLEADGLHQRARRLNDLVQFMLHEPHGTKGLY, encoded by the coding sequence ATGCAGACTGATCGTGAGCGAGGGCCGGTTGATCGGAATTCGTCGAAATATGTCGAACCGTTTCCGATTCCCGAGCGCCTTCCGGTGTTTCCATTACCCAACGTCGTCTTTTTCCCTAGGACGTACCTGCCGCTTCACATTTTCGAACCACGCTATCGCCAGATGATCGCCGATGTGACGATGGGCGGTCAATGCATTGCCATGGCCCTCCTGAAAGAAGGGTGGGAACCGGACTACTATGGGAATCCGGCGATCTATCCCGCCCTGTGCATCGGGCGCATCGTGAGTGTGCAACCCTTGCCGGACGGGCGCTCCAATATCTTGCTGCAAGGGCTCGAACGGTGCGAAATTTCCGAAGAACACTTCGACAAACCCTATCGCGAAGCGACGATTCGCATCACGCCCATGTGCTCCAACGAGGGATTGGCGAAAGGCGTCCGGCGAGCGCTGGTCGATGTGCTCGGACGGTACCTCCAAGCGAGAGAAGACAATGCGGCGTGGCAAGGATTCTTTCGCGAAGAAGTCAGTGATGAAGTCTTGGTCAATACCCTTTCAACCTATCTGGACTGTACCCCCTTGGAAAAACAATTCTTGCTGGAAGCTGACGGGCTCCACCAACGGGCCCGTCGATTGAACGATCTGGTTCAATTCATGCTACACGAACCTCACGGCACAAAAGGCTTGTACTAA
- a CDS encoding lipocalin-like domain-containing protein has protein sequence MVVPVLLSATLSTAFGASSASTPFQPATAGYRYTFPRDHGSHPTYRTEWWYYTGHLHSKSGRSFGFELTFFRRGVPPEEIKTLPSKWSVKDLYLAHFAVTDVDGKRFHFSEKFSREGLGKAGADESRLRVWIDGWRAEASTEPSATHTLVAHDETHALALTLQPAKPLVTHGAAGISRKGKDVGQASHYYSFTRLTTTGSLTIHGEQFEVTGLAWMDHEFGSTELGADQVGWDWFSIQLEDDTELMLYRMRRKDGSSDLASSGTAVSPNGRTRHLEVTDFQIESTATWTSPESKAAYPSRWRLTFPALDLTLDVTPLLADQELRTSRSTKVSYWEGAVAVTGTKQGRPLKGQGYVELTGYVERLKM, from the coding sequence ATGGTAGTCCCTGTCTTGCTGAGCGCGACGCTGTCGACGGCGTTCGGGGCAAGTTCCGCATCCACGCCTTTTCAGCCGGCAACCGCCGGATACCGGTACACGTTCCCGAGAGACCATGGATCGCATCCGACCTATCGAACTGAATGGTGGTACTACACGGGGCATCTGCATTCAAAGAGCGGCCGGTCGTTCGGCTTTGAGTTGACCTTCTTCCGCCGGGGGGTACCGCCGGAAGAAATCAAAACCCTGCCGTCAAAATGGTCCGTGAAGGATTTGTATCTGGCCCATTTTGCCGTGACCGACGTCGATGGAAAGCGGTTTCATTTCTCGGAGAAGTTCAGCCGGGAAGGGTTGGGGAAGGCCGGGGCCGACGAGTCGAGGCTCCGCGTCTGGATCGACGGCTGGCGCGCGGAGGCATCGACGGAACCATCCGCGACACATACATTGGTCGCCCACGATGAAACCCATGCCCTCGCCCTCACACTCCAACCGGCCAAGCCGCTCGTCACCCACGGGGCGGCCGGCATCAGTCGAAAAGGAAAGGATGTAGGGCAAGCCTCGCACTACTATTCGTTTACCAGACTTACGACAACGGGCAGCCTGACGATCCACGGCGAACAGTTCGAGGTGACCGGCCTCGCCTGGATGGACCATGAATTCGGGTCCACCGAACTCGGGGCGGATCAAGTGGGATGGGACTGGTTCAGCATCCAATTGGAGGACGACACTGAACTGATGCTGTATCGGATGCGGCGGAAAGACGGCTCGTCCGATCTGGCTTCCAGCGGGACCGCCGTGTCGCCGAATGGACGCACTCGGCATCTGGAGGTCACCGACTTTCAGATCGAATCGACTGCAACCTGGACCAGCCCTGAGAGCAAGGCCGCGTATCCCAGCCGATGGCGGCTGACATTCCCGGCGCTCGACCTTACGCTGGATGTGACGCCGTTGCTTGCCGACCAGGAATTGCGTACCTCACGCAGTACCAAGGTCTCCTATTGGGAAGGGGCGGTAGCGGTGACCGGCACCAAACAAGGCCGACCGCTGAAAGGCCAGGGCTATGTCGAGCTGACCGGCTATGTCGAGCGCCTCAAGATGTAA